One part of the Gemmatimonadaceae bacterium genome encodes these proteins:
- a CDS encoding acyl-CoA dehydrogenase family protein, whose translation MNDQRPSFTRGLFAGAIHDDLVFPFPVSLEQVRPDEARLVRRLVTDLHALVGDVIDPAAIDEQATVPEPVIHAFAQIGLLGLTIPRAYGGLELSASAYARVFGEISRIDASLAVLVGVHCGLGAKAIVLFGSSEQKARYLPMLARGETLAAYALTEPDTGSDAQNITTRAVQHADGSWTLTGRKIWIGNGHRAGVIATFAQAAVERKGEVVQRPTAFIIRPDMPGFRVVGTVQKLGIRGSTQAELAFEQLSVPGDHVLGTVGKGFGVAVHVLNGGRLTLAAGCTAGAKALLGHMTEYAEHRVQFGRPIADFEITQRKLATLASEAYASDAMLGVLASLVDRGVADHSLEAACAKVFASDLIWRAADETVQVAGGRGFVKPYPYERFLRDARINRIFEGTNEILRLFIALNGVQGPAERLREIGSALRQPLRNLGLLSGYAASRIRSVMGATDTLDTTLHERLTKHRTFFEKHVAELRDRTEKAILQYRADIVERQFVLERLANMAIELYATACVLSRTQQCIEREGVEGSAHELALCDLFCVEAGRRFREARLQLDAPDQQVDDQRRAIAGVVRARDGYGVADAILDLAPAIERSSGPTG comes from the coding sequence ATGAACGACCAACGTCCGTCTTTCACGCGCGGGCTCTTTGCCGGCGCGATCCACGACGACCTGGTCTTTCCGTTCCCCGTGTCGCTCGAACAGGTGCGGCCGGATGAAGCGAGACTCGTCAGGCGACTGGTAACCGATCTCCACGCGCTCGTCGGTGACGTCATCGATCCAGCGGCGATCGACGAACAGGCGACCGTCCCCGAGCCGGTGATCCATGCGTTCGCGCAGATCGGCCTCCTGGGCCTGACCATCCCTCGTGCCTACGGTGGCCTCGAACTGTCGGCGTCGGCGTATGCCCGCGTGTTTGGCGAGATCTCGCGGATCGACGCGTCGCTCGCCGTGCTCGTCGGCGTCCACTGCGGGCTCGGAGCCAAAGCCATCGTGCTGTTCGGGAGTTCGGAACAGAAGGCCCGCTACCTGCCCATGCTGGCGCGTGGCGAAACCCTTGCGGCCTACGCGCTCACCGAGCCCGACACCGGTTCGGATGCCCAGAACATCACGACGAGGGCGGTGCAGCACGCCGACGGATCGTGGACCCTGACTGGTCGAAAGATCTGGATCGGCAACGGCCACCGGGCCGGCGTGATCGCCACCTTTGCGCAGGCCGCGGTGGAGCGCAAAGGCGAAGTGGTGCAGCGCCCGACCGCGTTCATCATCCGGCCGGACATGCCGGGCTTTCGCGTGGTAGGTACGGTGCAGAAGCTCGGTATCAGGGGGTCGACCCAGGCCGAGCTTGCGTTCGAGCAGCTCAGCGTCCCGGGCGACCACGTGCTTGGAACCGTCGGCAAGGGATTCGGCGTCGCTGTGCACGTGCTCAATGGCGGTCGGCTCACCCTCGCAGCCGGCTGCACGGCCGGAGCCAAGGCCCTGCTCGGCCACATGACGGAATACGCCGAGCATCGCGTGCAGTTCGGGCGCCCGATTGCCGACTTCGAGATCACGCAGCGCAAGCTTGCCACGCTTGCCTCCGAAGCCTACGCATCGGATGCGATGCTCGGCGTGCTCGCCTCGCTCGTCGACCGCGGCGTCGCCGACCACTCCCTCGAGGCCGCGTGTGCGAAGGTCTTCGCCTCGGACCTCATCTGGCGCGCCGCCGATGAGACGGTGCAGGTCGCCGGCGGTCGCGGCTTCGTGAAGCCGTATCCGTACGAGCGCTTCCTGCGCGATGCACGCATCAACCGGATCTTCGAGGGAACCAACGAGATCCTGCGACTGTTCATCGCGCTCAACGGCGTGCAGGGGCCAGCCGAGCGGCTCAGGGAAATCGGATCCGCGCTGCGACAGCCCCTCAGGAACCTGGGACTGCTCTCTGGCTACGCGGCGTCCCGGATTCGGTCCGTGATGGGAGCGACCGACACGCTCGACACCACGCTGCACGAACGGCTCACAAAGCATCGGACGTTTTTCGAGAAACACGTTGCGGAGCTTCGCGACCGCACCGAGAAGGCGATTCTGCAGTACCGCGCCGACATCGTCGAACGGCAGTTCGTGCTGGAACGCCTCGCCAACATGGCCATCGAGCTGTACGCCACCGCGTGCGTGCTGTCGCGGACACAGCAGTGCATCGAGCGCGAGGGGGTGGAGGGTTCGGCGCACGAACTCGCGCTCTGCGACCTGTTCTGCGTCGAGGCAGGCCGGCGCTTTCGCGAAGCGCGGCTCCAGCTGGACGCACCCGATCAGCAGGTTGACGACCAACGCCGTGCGATTGCTGGTGTCGTCCGCGCACGTGACGGCTACGGCGTGGCCGATGCCATTCTCGACCTGGCCCCAGCGATCGAGCGCTCCAGCGGCCCCACCGGCTGA
- the nadC gene encoding carboxylating nicotinate-nucleotide diphosphorylase produces the protein MEHRCRSCPPSAPAGASTYTSFRFPLDAHELTRRVQAALDEDRAFDDVTTIATVQSDRRARARLVARQPGVVCGVPFAIAAFQAMDDKCSIRVDAEDGATVKKGDTVLFMSGHARSLLSAERVALNFLQRMSGIATLTSRYVLAVQGTRARILDTRKTTPGWRSLEKYSVRCGGGSNHRLDLAAAVLIKDNHLMAVNGDVGLAIRRCRDLAEPGALVEVECDRLEQVAQAAEHGADIILLDNMPPVALRECVDLVAGRAKTEASGGVSLDTVRAIAGAGVDYISVGALTHSPPALNLALDFE, from the coding sequence ATGGAACACCGCTGCCGCAGCTGCCCGCCGTCTGCGCCGGCCGGCGCGTCGACCTACACCAGCTTCAGGTTCCCGCTCGATGCCCATGAGCTGACGCGACGCGTGCAGGCGGCCCTCGACGAGGACCGCGCGTTCGACGACGTGACCACGATTGCCACCGTGCAGAGCGATCGACGCGCGCGCGCGCGACTCGTCGCGCGACAGCCCGGTGTGGTGTGCGGCGTTCCCTTCGCCATCGCCGCGTTCCAGGCCATGGATGACAAATGTTCGATCCGCGTCGACGCCGAAGACGGCGCGACGGTGAAGAAGGGCGACACGGTGCTCTTCATGTCCGGGCACGCCCGCAGCTTGCTGTCCGCCGAGCGCGTGGCGCTGAATTTCCTGCAGCGCATGTCAGGGATCGCCACACTCACCAGTCGCTACGTGCTCGCGGTGCAGGGGACTCGGGCGCGCATCCTCGACACCCGCAAGACCACGCCCGGCTGGCGCTCACTGGAGAAGTACAGTGTGCGTTGCGGTGGCGGCTCGAACCACCGACTCGATCTCGCCGCCGCGGTGCTCATCAAGGACAACCACCTGATGGCGGTGAACGGCGATGTCGGGTTGGCGATCCGTCGATGCCGCGACCTCGCTGAGCCCGGCGCACTGGTCGAGGTCGAGTGCGATCGGCTCGAGCAGGTGGCGCAGGCCGCGGAGCACGGCGCCGACATCATCCTGCTCGACAACATGCCGCCCGTCGCGCTGCGCGAATGCGTCGACCTCGTGGCCGGGCGCGCAAAGACCGAAGCGTCCGGTGGTGTGTCGCTCGACACGGTGCGCGCCATCGCTGGCGCGGGCGTGGACTACATCTCGGTCGGCGCGCTGACCCACTCTCCACCCGCGCTCAATCTCGCCCTCGACTTCGAGTAG
- the nadA gene encoding quinolinate synthase NadA, translated as MTSTTTDTGLASRIRALASQRRAIILAHNYERPEVQDVAHFVGDSLGLSREAARTDAEVIVFCGVHFMAETAAILSPGKTVLLPDLAAGCSLADTITADQLRDWKAQYPGAVVVSYVNTSAAVKAESDYCCTSGNAVEVIQAIPADREILFLPDFFLGAHVRRVSGRENIHVWQGECHVHAGITPQSLARQRNEHPGAEVLVHPECGCATNVVEALSAGAIPEEGVHVLSTEGMIKRPGASGANAFIVATETGILHRLRRANPDRTFIAASDRAECQYMKLTTLPKVLRALEHDQHRIMVPDAVAQRARLALERMVAIGGSAPARAAETDPGE; from the coding sequence ATGACCTCCACCACCACCGACACTGGCCTCGCGAGTCGCATCCGTGCGCTCGCCTCGCAGCGACGCGCCATCATCCTCGCCCACAACTACGAGCGGCCCGAAGTGCAGGATGTGGCCCACTTCGTTGGCGACTCGCTCGGCCTGAGCCGCGAGGCAGCGCGCACCGATGCCGAGGTCATCGTCTTCTGCGGCGTCCACTTCATGGCCGAGACCGCGGCGATCCTGTCGCCCGGCAAGACGGTCCTGCTGCCCGATCTCGCCGCGGGATGCTCGCTCGCCGACACCATCACCGCGGACCAGCTCCGCGACTGGAAGGCGCAATACCCCGGTGCCGTCGTCGTGTCGTACGTCAACACGTCTGCCGCGGTCAAGGCCGAAAGCGACTACTGCTGCACCTCCGGGAACGCTGTCGAAGTCATCCAGGCGATTCCCGCCGATCGCGAGATCCTCTTCCTCCCGGACTTCTTTCTCGGCGCGCACGTGCGGCGCGTGAGCGGCCGCGAAAACATCCACGTCTGGCAGGGCGAGTGCCACGTACACGCGGGCATCACGCCACAGAGTCTCGCGCGTCAGCGCAACGAACATCCGGGCGCCGAAGTGCTCGTGCACCCCGAATGCGGATGCGCCACCAACGTTGTCGAGGCGCTCTCGGCAGGCGCAATTCCCGAGGAGGGCGTTCACGTGTTGTCGACCGAGGGCATGATCAAGCGACCCGGAGCGTCAGGCGCCAACGCATTCATCGTGGCAACGGAAACGGGCATCCTGCATCGCCTCCGGCGCGCCAACCCTGACCGAACGTTCATCGCGGCCAGCGATCGCGCCGAATGCCAGTACATGAAGCTCACGACGCTACCCAAGGTGCTTCGTGCCCTCGAGCATGATCAGCACCGGATCATGGTCCCGGACGCGGTGGCGCAGCGAGCTCGCCTTGCCCTCGAGCGGATGGTGGCCATCGGCGGTTCGGCGCCGGCTCGCGCTGCCGAGACCGATCCCGGCGAGTAG
- a CDS encoding L-aspartate oxidase — MSSLLRTRFLVVGSGVAGLHTAWRASQHGDVLVMTKRTLFDSATAYAQGGIAAALGAGDTPELHRKDTLAAGAALCDTGAVEVLVEEGPARVRELQLAGAAFDLGSDGNLKLGREAAHSRRRIVHAHGDRTGAEVARTLVDRVRSGRRTSVLEHARVLELIMERGRCAGVRASVLGQPVEIRADATVLATGGCGQVYRYTTNPVVATGDGYALARRAGVRLADLEFVQFHPTALDTPENPLALVSEAVRGEGAILRNAEGRRFMVGRHRAAELAPRDVVAREIFREQRETGRVTLDATALGAAFATRFPGILALCVARGIDPRKQPIPITPAAHYMMGGIVTDLAGRSSVADLYACGEVACTGVHGANRLASNSLLEGLVFAERVARELAATERHSAPRRASTFDVPPLADRGAAQVAADEIRALMWDHAAIDRHEDGLRHCLGELERIASRLSPGMTEERNMCDVATLIAAAALQRRESRGGHYRRDFPRASRTWKGRHIEW, encoded by the coding sequence GTGTCTTCGCTCCTGCGCACTCGATTCCTCGTGGTCGGCAGCGGTGTGGCCGGGTTGCACACGGCGTGGCGCGCGTCACAGCACGGCGACGTTCTCGTGATGACCAAGCGCACGCTCTTCGACTCGGCGACGGCCTACGCACAGGGTGGTATTGCGGCGGCGCTTGGAGCGGGCGACACCCCGGAGCTGCACCGCAAGGACACGCTCGCCGCGGGTGCGGCGCTCTGCGACACCGGGGCCGTGGAGGTGCTGGTGGAGGAGGGCCCCGCGCGCGTGCGCGAGCTGCAGCTCGCCGGTGCCGCGTTCGACCTTGGCAGCGACGGCAACCTGAAGTTGGGGCGCGAGGCCGCACATTCTCGGCGTCGTATCGTGCACGCCCACGGCGATCGCACCGGCGCTGAAGTGGCGCGCACGCTCGTCGACAGGGTGCGCTCCGGGCGTCGGACGTCGGTGCTGGAGCATGCCCGCGTGCTCGAACTCATCATGGAGCGCGGACGCTGCGCCGGCGTACGCGCGAGCGTGCTCGGCCAGCCGGTGGAGATCCGTGCCGACGCCACCGTGCTCGCCACCGGTGGCTGCGGACAGGTCTACCGCTACACCACCAACCCGGTCGTCGCCACCGGTGACGGATACGCCCTCGCGCGACGCGCCGGCGTCCGACTCGCGGACCTGGAGTTCGTGCAGTTCCATCCCACCGCACTCGACACGCCGGAGAATCCGCTCGCGCTCGTCTCCGAAGCGGTGCGCGGTGAGGGCGCGATCCTCCGCAACGCCGAGGGCCGGCGCTTCATGGTGGGTCGTCACCGGGCCGCCGAGCTGGCGCCGCGCGACGTGGTGGCGCGCGAGATCTTCCGCGAGCAACGCGAGACCGGGCGTGTCACCCTCGACGCCACCGCGTTAGGCGCGGCCTTCGCGACACGTTTCCCCGGCATTCTGGCCCTCTGTGTGGCGCGCGGCATCGACCCGCGGAAGCAACCGATCCCCATCACGCCGGCCGCGCACTACATGATGGGTGGCATCGTCACCGATCTTGCTGGACGCAGTTCGGTCGCCGACCTCTACGCGTGTGGCGAGGTTGCCTGCACCGGCGTTCATGGCGCCAATCGCCTGGCGTCGAACTCGCTGCTCGAAGGCCTCGTCTTTGCCGAGCGCGTGGCGCGCGAGCTGGCTGCGACGGAGCGACACAGTGCGCCGCGACGCGCGTCGACGTTTGACGTGCCGCCGCTTGCTGATCGCGGGGCCGCGCAGGTGGCCGCCGACGAGATTCGCGCGCTCATGTGGGACCACGCGGCCATCGATCGCCACGAGGACGGGCTCCGTCATTGCCTCGGCGAACTCGAACGCATCGCCTCGCGCCTCAGCCCGGGCATGACCGAAGAGCGCAACATGTGCGACGTCGCCACCCTCATCGCCGCCGCCGCGCTCCAGCGACGCGAGTCGCGCGGAGGTCACTACCGACGCGACTTTCCGCGCGCCAGCCGAACCTGGAAGGGTCGCCACATCGAGTGGTAG
- a CDS encoding peptidylprolyl isomerase, with product MPAPPATAERAPNVFAARFETSKGPFVVEVHRTWAPVGADRFYQLVRSGFFDNTRFFRVVTGFMVQFGVHGDPQVNEAWKDLSIADDSVTQSNTRGMVTFAMASAPNTRNTQVFINLVDNHNLDGMGFAPFGRVIDGMPVVDSLYANYGDGPPAGFGPDQMRLMDEGNAYLERFFPRLDFIRSVRLVADSAVAPAPATTK from the coding sequence ATGCCCGCACCGCCCGCCACGGCGGAGCGCGCACCAAATGTCTTTGCGGCGAGGTTCGAAACCAGCAAGGGACCGTTCGTGGTCGAGGTGCATCGCACCTGGGCCCCTGTGGGCGCCGACCGGTTCTACCAGCTCGTCAGGAGCGGCTTCTTCGACAACACCCGCTTCTTCCGCGTGGTCACGGGATTCATGGTGCAGTTTGGCGTGCACGGCGATCCGCAGGTGAACGAGGCGTGGAAGGATCTCTCGATCGCCGACGACTCCGTGACGCAGAGCAACACGCGCGGCATGGTCACCTTTGCGATGGCCTCGGCACCCAACACCCGCAACACGCAGGTCTTCATCAACCTGGTCGACAACCACAACCTGGACGGGATGGGGTTTGCGCCCTTCGGTCGCGTGATCGACGGCATGCCGGTGGTCGACTCGCTGTACGCGAACTACGGCGACGGGCCGCCTGCGGGCTTCGGGCCTGACCAGATGCGCCTGATGGACGAGGGGAACGCGTACCTGGAGCGCTTCTTCCCCAGGCTCGACTTCATTCGCTCGGTGCGCCTGGTCGCGGACTCGGCCGTCGCGCCGGCGCCCGCGACCACCAAATGA
- a CDS encoding ZIP family metal transporter, with the protein MDTFHGALTVFLAALWTAVATGFGAIPFAFVRNMSSRTMGLANALAAGLMLGASFGLVAEGAQHGVWQTVTGAATGLAFILMTQRYLAGHEVSFGDIQGAGARKMILIVVVMTVHSFAEGVAVGVSFGGGASLATAITVAIAVHNIPEGLAISAVLRPRGASLWSCAWWSVFSSLPQPIMAVPSWLFVEHFQRALPFGLGFAAGAMIYVVLVELLPEAYEAEAEGANEASEPAWAPMSSIAATVTLSLVGMLLFQRALA; encoded by the coding sequence ATGGACACCTTCCACGGCGCACTCACCGTGTTCCTGGCGGCGCTGTGGACGGCGGTGGCGACGGGGTTTGGCGCGATCCCGTTCGCGTTCGTGCGCAACATGTCGTCGCGCACGATGGGGCTGGCGAACGCGCTCGCGGCCGGCCTCATGCTCGGCGCGAGCTTCGGGCTGGTGGCCGAGGGAGCGCAACACGGAGTCTGGCAAACGGTGACCGGCGCGGCGACCGGGCTCGCGTTCATCCTCATGACGCAGCGCTACCTCGCCGGGCACGAGGTGTCGTTCGGCGACATTCAGGGTGCGGGCGCGCGGAAGATGATCCTCATCGTCGTGGTGATGACGGTCCACTCGTTCGCCGAAGGGGTCGCGGTGGGGGTGTCGTTTGGTGGTGGGGCCTCACTGGCGACGGCGATCACGGTGGCGATCGCGGTGCACAACATCCCGGAAGGGCTCGCGATCTCCGCGGTGCTGCGCCCGCGCGGGGCGAGCCTGTGGTCCTGCGCCTGGTGGAGCGTATTCTCGTCGCTCCCGCAGCCCATCATGGCGGTGCCATCGTGGCTCTTCGTCGAGCACTTTCAGCGCGCGTTACCGTTCGGGCTCGGCTTTGCCGCCGGTGCCATGATCTACGTCGTGCTCGTCGAGCTGCTCCCGGAGGCGTACGAGGCGGAGGCGGAGGGAGCGAACGAGGCGTCAGAGCCCGCGTGGGCGCCGATGAGCAGCATCGCCGCCACGGTGACGCTCAGCCTCGTCGGCATGCTGCTGTTCCAGCGCGCGCTGGCCTAA
- a CDS encoding outer membrane beta-barrel protein has protein sequence MFRPTVRHFAFAALALAITTTASAQATGGPNFKPGYMDIGPTVGFGGIGGAGLAFGGRFERAIKALPDLGDGVLGIEASIDYWSYEDRFASLDYDFRYISIGVTANYHFQVKSNPKVDPFLGVGLGNSSVSTDYTGSYGSGIYFIGRAGVRYFLQPRLALYADAGAGASTLNVGATFGIGK, from the coding sequence ATGTTCCGTCCGACCGTGCGTCACTTCGCGTTCGCCGCGCTCGCGCTGGCGATCACCACGACCGCCTCCGCGCAAGCGACCGGCGGGCCCAACTTCAAACCCGGATACATGGACATCGGGCCGACGGTGGGTTTCGGTGGCATTGGTGGCGCCGGCCTCGCGTTCGGCGGCCGCTTCGAGCGGGCGATCAAGGCGCTGCCTGACCTGGGCGACGGCGTGCTCGGCATCGAGGCCAGCATCGATTACTGGAGCTACGAAGATCGTTTTGCGTCGCTCGACTACGACTTCCGCTACATCTCGATCGGCGTGACGGCCAATTACCACTTCCAGGTGAAGAGCAATCCGAAGGTCGATCCGTTCCTCGGCGTGGGTCTCGGCAACAGCAGCGTGAGCACGGACTACACCGGGAGCTACGGCAGCGGCATCTACTTCATTGGGCGTGCGGGCGTGCGGTACTTCCTGCAGCCGCGCCTCGCACTCTACGCCGACGCCGGCGCCGGCGCGTCGACCCTCAACGTCGGTGCGACATTCGGCATCGGGAAGTAG
- a CDS encoding efflux RND transporter permease subunit, whose amino-acid sequence MLARVIEWAVGHRLAVALLTAGLVGAGIFSIRRTPLEALPDLSDVQVIVQADYNEQAPRIVEDQVTYPIAAEMLKVPGARSVRGYSFFGVSFVYVIFDDGTDLYWARTRVLEYLTGIRARLPATVTPTLGPDATGLGWVYQYALEDTTGRLDLSQLRAVQDWYLRYALTAVSGVAEVATVGGFEKQYQVDLDPARLLAYGIPVTRVMSAIQSANNDVGAMVMELSEREYMVRGLGYLRNIGDIENVVVGATSSGTPIRVRELGRVTIGPAVRRGVTDLDGRGDAVGGIVVMRYGENALATIERVKARLAEVQGGLPPGVVVRPVYDRSQLILESIDTVRETLVEEAIIVALVCIVFLLHVRSALVAIITLPISVVIAFIGLRAFGIGADIMSLGGIAIAIGEMIDAAIVMVENVHKHLERRAPPGQPHVDTASLSTKERLALVLTAAREVGPSLFSSLLIITVSFIPVFALEGQEGRLFKPLALTKTLAMAAASLLSITLVPVLMGLFIRGRIYREERNPLSRVLIRWYRPVLAWVLRHRWPAIGVAVAALILTWIPFQRSGSEFMPPLEEGTILFMPTTLPGISVARARELLRQQDAILRRFPEVASVWGKAGRANTATDPAGLDMAETTITLKPRSEWREGMTYDALIAAMDSAVRLPGVTNAWTMPIKGRIDMLATGIRTPVGVKIYGPDLGVLERLGREIEGHLKMVPGTRSVFAERAQSGYYLDIDIDREAAARHGLNVGDVQTVIATAIGGMTITQTVEGRERYGVRIRYPQELRDTPERLASVLVPVNHDVTTASSGAPVMPATMGGAPPVRGTAQVPLGQVARIRPVSGPMVVRTEDARPTAWVYVDVGERDVGGYVDEARQMIAGTVTLPQGYTLAWSGQFEAMERARARLQVIVPVTLAIVFALLYFTFGRMSDTLIVMLSVPFTLVGGVWLMWALDYNWSVAVTIGFLALAGVAVETAVIMLVYLEQAWRERVVAGRAPDRAQVHEAAMVGAVERVRPKMMTVASTMLGLLPIVWASGAGAGVMKRIAAPMIGGMASSTILTLLVIPAIWTLVREREAGREVAR is encoded by the coding sequence ATGCTGGCTCGCGTGATCGAATGGGCCGTGGGGCACCGCCTGGCGGTCGCCCTGCTCACGGCCGGACTCGTGGGTGCGGGGATCTTTTCGATTCGCCGCACACCACTCGAGGCACTGCCCGACCTGAGTGACGTGCAGGTCATCGTGCAGGCCGACTACAACGAGCAGGCGCCACGGATCGTGGAGGATCAGGTCACGTATCCCATTGCTGCCGAGATGCTCAAGGTTCCCGGTGCGCGCTCGGTGCGGGGGTACTCGTTCTTCGGTGTCTCGTTCGTCTACGTCATCTTTGACGACGGCACCGACCTGTACTGGGCGCGCACGCGCGTGCTGGAGTATCTCACCGGGATACGAGCGCGACTGCCAGCCACCGTCACTCCGACGCTTGGTCCGGACGCGACCGGCCTCGGTTGGGTCTACCAGTACGCGCTGGAAGACACGACCGGCCGCCTCGACCTGTCGCAACTGCGCGCCGTGCAGGACTGGTACCTGCGCTATGCGCTCACGGCGGTCTCGGGCGTCGCCGAAGTGGCCACGGTAGGCGGGTTCGAGAAGCAGTATCAGGTGGACCTGGACCCGGCGCGACTGCTCGCCTACGGCATCCCGGTCACGCGCGTGATGAGCGCCATCCAGTCCGCCAACAACGACGTGGGTGCGATGGTGATGGAGCTCTCCGAGCGCGAGTACATGGTGCGCGGACTCGGATACCTGCGGAACATCGGTGACATCGAGAACGTGGTGGTCGGCGCTACGTCGAGCGGCACGCCGATCCGGGTGCGCGAGCTTGGGCGTGTCACGATCGGGCCCGCGGTGCGGCGCGGCGTGACCGACCTCGATGGGCGCGGCGATGCGGTGGGTGGGATCGTCGTGATGCGGTACGGCGAAAACGCCCTCGCCACGATCGAACGGGTCAAGGCGCGGCTTGCCGAGGTGCAGGGTGGGCTGCCGCCGGGCGTGGTGGTGCGGCCGGTCTACGATCGCAGCCAGCTCATCCTGGAGTCGATCGACACCGTGCGCGAGACGCTGGTCGAAGAGGCGATCATCGTGGCGCTCGTGTGCATCGTCTTTCTCCTGCACGTGCGATCGGCGCTCGTCGCGATCATCACGCTGCCGATCAGCGTCGTGATCGCCTTCATCGGTCTGAGGGCCTTCGGGATCGGGGCCGACATCATGTCACTCGGCGGCATCGCGATTGCCATCGGAGAAATGATCGACGCGGCGATCGTGATGGTCGAGAACGTGCACAAACACCTCGAACGCCGCGCGCCTCCGGGTCAGCCGCATGTCGATACCGCGTCCCTCAGCACGAAAGAGCGCCTGGCGCTCGTGCTGACCGCCGCGCGCGAAGTAGGGCCGTCGCTCTTCTCGTCGCTGCTCATCATCACGGTCTCGTTCATCCCCGTCTTTGCGCTTGAAGGGCAGGAAGGCAGGCTCTTCAAGCCGCTCGCCCTGACCAAGACGCTGGCGATGGCCGCGGCCAGTCTGCTCAGCATTACGCTCGTGCCCGTGCTCATGGGCCTGTTCATCCGGGGTCGCATCTACCGCGAGGAGCGCAACCCCCTGAGTCGTGTGCTGATCCGATGGTATCGCCCGGTGCTGGCGTGGGTGCTGCGCCATCGGTGGCCCGCGATCGGCGTCGCGGTGGCGGCACTGATCCTCACGTGGATTCCGTTCCAGCGCAGCGGCAGCGAGTTCATGCCACCGCTGGAGGAGGGGACGATCCTCTTCATGCCGACCACGCTGCCCGGAATCTCGGTCGCGCGGGCGCGTGAGCTGCTCCGTCAGCAGGACGCCATTCTCAGGCGCTTTCCCGAGGTGGCCAGCGTGTGGGGCAAGGCGGGACGTGCGAACACGGCCACGGATCCCGCGGGTCTCGATATGGCCGAGACGACCATCACGCTCAAGCCTCGCTCGGAGTGGCGCGAGGGCATGACGTACGACGCGCTGATCGCCGCGATGGACTCGGCGGTGCGGTTGCCGGGGGTGACCAATGCGTGGACGATGCCGATCAAGGGGCGCATCGACATGCTGGCCACGGGGATTCGCACGCCGGTCGGGGTAAAGATCTATGGACCGGACCTCGGCGTCCTCGAGCGACTCGGCCGCGAGATCGAGGGGCACCTCAAGATGGTTCCGGGCACGCGCAGTGTGTTCGCCGAGCGCGCCCAGAGCGGCTACTACCTCGACATCGACATCGATCGAGAGGCCGCCGCCCGGCACGGGCTCAACGTGGGCGACGTGCAGACGGTGATCGCGACCGCCATCGGCGGCATGACGATCACACAAACGGTGGAAGGCCGAGAGCGCTACGGCGTGCGCATTCGCTATCCGCAGGAGTTGCGCGACACGCCGGAGCGACTGGCGTCGGTGCTCGTTCCGGTCAATCACGATGTCACGACAGCGAGCAGCGGGGCGCCGGTCATGCCGGCCACGATGGGCGGTGCGCCCCCGGTTCGGGGCACGGCCCAGGTTCCGCTGGGGCAGGTGGCGCGCATTCGTCCTGTGTCAGGCCCGATGGTGGTGCGCACCGAAGACGCGCGTCCGACGGCGTGGGTGTACGTGGACGTCGGCGAACGCGACGTGGGGGGCTACGTGGACGAGGCGCGCCAGATGATCGCGGGCACGGTGACGCTGCCGCAGGGATATACGCTGGCGTGGAGTGGGCAGTTCGAGGCGATGGAACGCGCCAGGGCCCGCCTGCAGGTCATCGTGCCGGTCACGCTCGCCATCGTGTTCGCTCTGCTCTACTTCACGTTCGGCCGGATGAGCGACACGCTGATCGTCATGCTGTCGGTGCCGTTCACGCTGGTCGGAGGCGTGTGGCTCATGTGGGCGCTCGACTACAACTGGTCCGTGGCGGTGACGATCGGCTTTCTTGCCCTGGCCGGCGTTGCGGTCGAAACGGCGGTGATCATGCTGGTGTACCTCGAGCAGGCGTGGCGGGAGCGCGTGGTGGCCGGCCGAGCGCCCGATCGGGCGCAGGTGCACGAGGCGGCCATGGTCGGGGCGGTGGAGCGGGTGCGACCCAAGATGATGACGGTGGCGTCGACCATGCTCGGCCTGCTGCCAATAGTTTGGGCGAGCGGCGCCGGCGCCGGCGTCATGAAGCGCATCGCGGCGCCGATGATCGGCGGCATGGCATCGAGCACGATTCTGACGCTGCTGGTGATCCCTGCGATCTGGACGCTCGTTCGAGAGCGCGAGGCTGGCCGTGAGGTCGCGCGGTGA